In Oenanthe melanoleuca isolate GR-GAL-2019-014 chromosome 19, OMel1.0, whole genome shotgun sequence, a genomic segment contains:
- the SMTNL2 gene encoding smoothelin-like protein 2 isoform X1 gives MAGEIEDLNGREAQTVCDGLGRYEDTLRGAVREIHVDIQLFKQGVGRQVEEVLRLASPLAHAVSELQQENRRLRVQLERLSRQVEALGRSAGLPHEWVNEAAESPRAGSPRRGSASGSFSSHAKLAVTGRSQSVDLDEHQKPEFRRVFSSSNIENGHRSSASGQAKVAREVTCFQMSESSSPEAHAPVVTLQMPHLPVTAVTRTLEKFSGENICPTGTANTSCLLGQGKSTNTMGVKSSNQPENATSVTKSISAVNYGLRSGAKTGESAIDSYCEVSPSSHSPPPAVHHQVERRRELVRSQTLPRITGTQARKTLFEKLEHEDGKGKGESRAKLKRSLSFGVASASSIKQILLDWCRSKTIGYKHIDLQNFSSSWNDGMAFCALVHSFFPEAFDYNKLDPANRKQNFELAFTTAEKMAHCDRLIEVEDMMVMGHKPDPMCVFTYVQSLYSHLRHFE, from the exons ATGGCCGGCGAGATCGAGGATCTGAACGGTCGGGAGGCGCAGACGGTCTGCGACGGCCTGGGACGCTACGAGGACACGCTGCGGGGCGCCGTCCGGGAGATCCATGTGGACATCCAGTTGTTCAAGCAGGGGGTAGGCCGGCAGGTGGAGGAGGTGCTGCGCCTCGCCAGCCCGCTGGCACACGCtgtctctgagctgcagcaggagaaccGGCGCCTGCGGGTGCAGCTGGAGCGCCTGTCTCGGCAGGTGGAGGCCCTGGGCCGCTCGGCGGGGTTACCGCACGAGTGGGTGAACGAGGCGGCGGAGAGCCCTCGGGCCGGCTCGCCCCGGCGAGGTTCGGCCAGCGGCTCATTCTCCAGTCATGCCAAGCTGGCGGTCACTGGCCGGAGCCAA AGCGTAGACCTGGATGAGCACCAGAAACCTGAGTTTAGAAGAGTTTTTAGTTCTTCCAACATTGAAAATGGGCATCGATCTTCAGCATCAG GTCAGGCAAAAGTTGCCCGTGAAGTGACCTGTTTTCAGATGTCAGAATCATCTTCCCCTGAAGCCCATGCCCCTGTAGTCACCTTACAGATGCCCCACCTTCCTGTTACTGCAGTAACCAGGACACTTGAGAAGTTTTCAGGAGAGAACATCTGTCCAACAGGAACAGCTAATACATCTtgcctgctggggcagggcaagAGCACAAATACAATGGGAGTAAAATCTTCCAACCAGCCAg AGAATGCTACTTCTGTCACCAAGTCTATTTCAGCTGTGAACTACGGGCTGCGTAGTGGAGCCAAAACTGGTGAAAG TGCCATTGACAGTTACTGTGAGGTGAGCCCCAGCTCTCActcacctcctcctgctgtACATCACCAAGTTGAAAGGAGGCGAGAACTGGTGCGGTCTCAGACGCTCCCACGGATTACAGGAACGCAGGCCAGGAAAACACTTTTTGAGAAACTTGAACATGAGGATGGAAA aggaaaaggagaatcCAGAGCTAAGCTAAAGCGGTCGCTGAGTTTTGGGGTTGCCAGTGCTAGCAGCATTAAACAAATTCTGTTAGACTGGTGTCGCTCAAAAACCATAGGATACAAG CACATTGATCTCCAGAACTTCTCCTCAAGCTGGAATGATGGGATGGCATTCTGCGCTCTTGTGcattctttctttcctgaagcTTTTGATTATAATAAGCTTGACCCAGCTAATCGCAAGCAGAACTTTGAGCTGGCCTTCACAACGGCCGA